In Henningerozyma blattae CBS 6284 chromosome 6, complete genome, the following are encoded in one genomic region:
- the MMS1 gene encoding Mms1p (similar to Saccharomyces cerevisiae MMS1 (YPR164W); ancestral locus Anc_7.519), producing the protein MYSHRKKSPMPKLDINVWLTAGELQNLKNPKLLYDYETDEDIPEGDDIELYGKLGFEYKWLVPGKIPIKSHPIKLASNQQKHWTKFKELYKQLPRPRIETYGIIEHSTESLGDDPLNDSDIDEIVERFKKDPVVKFPKVHIPNEDASPQRMEPAQLISTPSSVCISGTLSVMKFLDGVTDSIVIDTSEELNSLALITQSSGYLFSILPNAKVEKNLVLQYWNLAVPGKWEIIKGYDESNFVVINYKEGICKFFKFYNPLYFKLVNSLNLKKTTILGSSFLYTNKPDEFLLFVATIHYDRLVFLCIEWDTENEKQKRVHTLTHCNGDNFNNCVPIGLQRILIFTNNGISLKSADQLMSGNTSSGKLYKYRSLKGILSYFRAPILLEKLKKVKPEVFNKYTDCSIISTTTGNVAFCVIDDNENVNFFSLTRFKGLKSIAPVLVQPADMTEYYMVVISFGRTLELSLNLTTVEELHPIHNIPPLRGIIFKHTIDSGSEENTKIVTLRDSEKVIDHKYNVWLASQAALTELSPYVPTQKSHLLCESNQLQLFSRIDVKTFIELPKKLLDYFSKDFEPGSDISNIYLMLAVDPLMFSSIFILNLNDSLSELTKVDDMFNETSCNPLGFIYNKSYLIQITKYSLRFHMLNSDNTVEISKLESEIDGFYQYQSYLILWNNKSGLLFYTNNIESLNPTSVLQKTNIFSAYAIAHTRFSPNLTYLFFNIESNRGEILINAFFCDRNLQLSWKNMILPQYRSINLNNMQSIDRIAEVLLGPRTNWRNHGYRENSDPIPSNFSFLNGADSIIQTEHDMRCRYVSPTFLVYYDARTISVIENIGEEFIIIIQEYSVIIPAELQKSSILDIRMDPKKGLLFVLFSDKFCVLELSHKSYNRSNYLLKSTRSVNKKFLYLPKINRMLILSIDNKEWDCMKLLDGKMLSLNPSVLNMITNQKLKNIVEIPNSSNTNLLLLLYESIIHLVGIIPKKGKLTVESFSKYDFESDISDKVIVTKEGYFYILVNGDSEHNTTDDNSDKIVLLNIRNNQINKHKELIFDGGSSITELDFCDDHLIVTINKYPKVYIFEKFDSMVDDDSLKMIELIKPENSYISKILTLSKNCFIVVTVCVDRSSYNAEILFYDRREIVKKLKQGGFTVKFTSDNDHMNIFEIYNLERGDEELDMPNYVRNDIRSMRRGGTDILFSTDMNEEPYIGYLSDMTEYDAEATDREPRRVVQRFAQPQINGAETAVVDHPSNLPVSEAGIQDLINTAFLSRNSPVSTEHVDMDDGYDDSDEEYHHRNHEHLQDGDNNLDQGMRVPEMARLRMHNNLSGRMDENLQILLSRQLPDLLDESLPSEFRQSLIQMVQNQLGPEGIAHVNALPTTNNVSNAFQFGPTSVPDLARPGSDTESPNHSETDSCEPRAMKQVASTEPFTSLKLPYAVKDVEYNPKNHTLYILMEDQSVMMLTARGEPDYTNCKYQFPKPIPFNNGGRITEGGPWEIDHRGTLSKTEVW; encoded by the coding sequence ATGTATAGTCATCGCAAAAAATCCCCGATGCCTAAACTTGATATCAATGTTTGGCTCACAGCTGGTGaacttcaaaatttaaaaaaccCTAAGCTTTTATATGATTATGAAACTGATGAAGATATACCTGAAGGGGACgatattgaattatatgGTAAACTTGgatttgaatataaatGGCTGGTACCAGGCAAAATTCCAATAAAATCACATCCAATAAAACTTGCATCAAACCAACAAAAGCACTGGACGAAATTCAAAGAGCTTTATAAACAGTTACCGCGTCCAAGAATTGAGACCTATGGAATAATTGAACACTCTACTGAAAGTCTTGGAGATGATCCTTTGAATGATTCCgatattgatgaaatagtggaaagatttaaaaaagatcCAGTTGtaaaatttccaaaagTGCATATCCCTAATGAAGACGCTAGTCCACAAAGGATGGAGCCAGCTCAATTAATATCTACACCTTCTTCTGTATGTATATCAGGGACATTATCagtaatgaaatttttagatGGTGTGACGGATTCAATCGTTATTGACACTtctgaagaattaaatagtCTGGCTTTAATAACGCAATCCTCAGGATATTTGTTTAGCATTTTGCCAAACGCAAAagtggaaaaaaatttagttCTACAATACTGGAATCTTGCAGTTCCAGGAAAATgggaaattattaaaggtTATGATGAATCAAATTTTGTTGTAATCAATTATAAGGAAGGAATatgtaaatttttcaaattttataacccattatattttaaattggTGAATAGtctgaatttgaagaagacTACAATATTAGGAAGTTCTTTCTTGTATACAAATAAACCggatgaatttttattatttgttgcCACAATTCATTATGATAGATTAGTCTTTCTATGTATTGAGTGGGATACTGAGAACGAAAAACAGAAAAGAGTTCATACATTAACGCATTGCAATGgtgataattttaataattgtgTGCCAATCGGCCTCcaaagaatattaatatttactaATAATGGAATATCCCTTAAATCTGCAGATCAGCTAATGTCAGGAAATACAAGTTCAGGGAAACTCTATAAATATCGTTCACTAAAGGGCATACTATCTTATTTTAGAGCACCTATATTATTGGAAAAGCTGAAAAAAGTAAAACCTGaagtttttaataaatatacagACTGTTCTATCATATCAACTACAACTGGGAATGTTGCATTTTGTGTTATTGACGATAACGAGAATgtgaatttttttagtttaaCTAGATTTAAAGGCCTAAAATCAATAGCACCAGTACTGGTACAACCAGCAGATATGACCGAATATTATATGGTTGTAATCAGCTTTGGTCGCACATTAGAACTTTCCTTAAATCTTACCACAGTAGAGGAACTTCATCCTATTCATAATATCCCGCCCCTTCGtggaattatttttaagcACACAATTGATTCAGGTAGCGAAGAAAATACTAAGATTGTTACATTAAGAGATTCAGAAAAAGTAATTGATCATAAATATAATGTTTGGCTAGCTTCTCAGGCAGCCTTAACTGAGCTTTCCCCATATGTTCCTACTCAAAAATCGCATCTGCTCTGTGAATCGAACCAATTGCAATTATTCAGTAGGATCGATGTTAAAACTTTCATAGAATTACCTAAGAAGTTGTTGGACTATTTTTCGAAAGATTTTGAACCTGGTTCagatatttctaatatttatttaatgttAGCTGTTGATCCTTTAATGTTTTCAagcatatttattttaaacttAAATGATTCGCTCTCTGAATTAACAAAAGTTGATGATATGTTTAATGAAACATCATGTAATCCTTTAGGGTTTATCTATAATAAATCTTATTTAATTCAGATTACCAAATATAGTCTCAGGTTCCATATGCTAAACAGTGATAATACTGTAGAAATTAGCAAATTAGAGTCAGAAATTGATGGATTCTATCAATATCAAAGTTATCTCATTTTGTGGAATAACAAATCTGGGCTTCTGTtttatacaaataatattgagtCTCTAAACCCAACCTCAGTATTACAAAAGACTAATATATTCAGTGCATATGCTATCGCTCACACTCGTTTTTCACCTAATCTGACATACctcttttttaatattgaatcGAATAGGGgtgaaattttaattaatgcATTTTTCTGTGATAGAAATCTTCAACTAAGTTGGAAGAATATGATTTTACCTCAATACAGgtctattaatttaaataatatgcAATCAATAGACAGAATAGCAGAAGTACTACTGGGGCCACGGACTAATTGGAGAAACCATGGGTATAGAGAAAATTCAGACCCTATTCCaagtaatttttcatttttgaaTGGGGCTGATTctattattcaaacagaGCATGATATGAGATGTAGATATGTTTCACCTACGTTTCTTGTCTATTACGATGCGCGTACTATTTCTGTTATAGAAAACATTGGCgaagaatttattattattattcaagaaTATTCAGTGATCATTCCAGCAGAATTACAGAAATCAAGTATTTTAGATATTAGAATGGACCCAAAGAAAGGCTTGTTGTTTGTCTTATTTTCTGATAAATTCTGTGTTTTGGAATTGTCACATAAATCCTATAATAGATCgaattatcttttaaagtCTACTAGAAGTGttaataagaaatttttatatcttcctaaaattaatagaatGTTAATATTAAGCATCGATAATAAGGAATGGGATTGTATGAAGCTTTTAGATGGTAAAATGTTAAGCTTAAATCCATCAGTTTTAAATATGATCacaaatcaaaaattaaaaaatattgtagAAATTCCAAACTCATCTAATaccaatttattattattattatatgaaTCTATTATTCATTTAGTAGGTATCATTCCAAAAAAGGGTAAGTTAACTGTGGAATCCTTTTCTAAATATGATTTTGAAAGTGATATAAGTGACAAGGTTATTGTTACCAAAGAaggatatttttatattcttgtTAATGGTGATAGCGAACATAATACTACGGATGATAATTCAGAtaaaatagtattattgaatatacgaaataatcaaattaataaacataaagaattaatattcGACGGTGGAAGTAGTATTACAGAACTCGATTTTTGTGATGATCATCTTATTGttactattaataaatatccTAAAGTGTacatatttgaaaaatttgatagCATGGTTGATGATGATTCACTAAAAATGATAGAGCTAATCAAGCCTGAAAATAGCTACATctcaaaaattttaactTTGAGTAAGAATTGTTTTATTGTTGTCACAGTATGTGTTGATCGTTCGAGTTATAACGctgaaattttattctatGATCGAAGAgaaattgttaaaaaattgaaacaagGAGGGTTTACAGTTAAATTTACCTCAGACAATGATcatatgaatatatttgaaatttataatcTTGAAAGGGGGGATGAAGAATTGGACATGCCAAACTATGTGAGAAATGATATTCGTTCAATGAGAAGAGGTGGTACAGATATTCTATTCAGTACTGATATGAATGAAGAGCCATATATTGGCTATTTATCTGATATGACTGAATATGATGCAGAAGCCACTGATAGAGAACCAAGAAGAGTGGTACAGCGTTTTGCACAACCACAAATAAACGGAGCAGAAACAGCAGTTGTTGATCATCCATCAAATTTACCAGTTTCTGAAGCAGGTATACAAGATTTGATCAATACGGCATTTTTGTCAAGAAATTCGCCTGTTAGCACCGAACATGTTGATATGGATGATGGTTATGATGATAGTGATGAAGAATATCATCATCGCAATCATGAACATTTACAAGATGGAGATAACAACTTAGATCAAGGAATGAGAGTTCCAGAAATGGCTAGGCTCCGAATGCATAATAACCTATCAGGAAGAATGGATGAAAACTtacaaattcttttaagCAGACAATTACCAGATCTCTTAGATGAGTCTTTGCCTTCCGAATTTCGACAATCCCTCATTCAGATGGTACAAAATCAATTAGGTCCAGAAGGGATTGCACATGTGAATGCACTCCCTACCACTAATAATGTGTCTAATGCTTTCCAATTTGGGCCTACATCCGTACCTGATCTAGCTCGACCCGGATCAGATACTGAGTCGCCAAACCATTCAGAGACTGACAGTTGTGAACCTCGTGCTATGAAACAAGTTGCCTCTACTGAGCCTTTTACTTCCCTGAAATTACCTTACGCTGTAAAGGATGTAGAATACAATCCAAAGAATCACACTTTATATATCCTCATGGAAGACCAGTCTGTAATGATGTTAACTGCCAGAGGAGAGCCAGATTACACAAATTGTAAGTATCAGTTCCCCAAGCCTATTCCATTTAACAATGGAGGCAGAATCACTGAAGGTGGTCCATGGGAAATAGATCACCGTGGGACACTCTCTAAGACAGAAGTATGGTAG
- the TBLA0F02960 gene encoding Rho family protein (similar to Saccharomyces cerevisiae RHO1 (YPR165W); ancestral locus Anc_7.520), whose product MSQQVSASIRRKLVIVGDGACGKTCLLIVFSKGQFPEVYVPTVFENYVADVEVDGRRVELALWDTAGQEDYDRLRPLSYPDSNVVLICFSVDLPDSLENVQEKWIAEVLHFCQGVPIILVGCKVDLRNDPQTLAVLQEQGLQPVSTAEGQEVSEAIGATGYFECSAKTNQGVREVFEAATQASLAGKSKTNGKGKSKDKKGKKSGEKKKKKCVLL is encoded by the coding sequence ATGTCTCAACAAGTTAGTGCCAgtattagaagaaaattaGTTATCGTAGGTGATGGTGCCTGTGGTAAAACTTGTCTATTGATTGTTTTCTCTAAGGGTCAATTCCCAGAAGTATATGTTCCAACTGTTTTTGAAAACTACGTGGCTGATGTCGAAGTTGACGGACGTCGTGTTGAATTAGCATTGTGGGATACTGCCGGTCAAGAAGATTACGATAGATTAAGACCTCTATCTTACCCAGATTCCAATGTTGTTTTGATCTGTTTCTCTGTCGACTTGCCAGATTCCTTAGAAAATGTTCAAGAAAAATGGATTGCTGAAGTTTTACATTTCTGTCAAGGTGTTCCAATCATCTTAGTCGGTTGTAAAGTCGATTTAAGAAACGATCCACAAACTTTGGCTGTTTTACAAGAACAAGGTTTACAACCTGTATCTACAGCTGAGGGTCAAGAAGTTTCAGAAGCTATCGGTGCCACTGGTTATTTCGAATGTTCCGCCAAGACTAATCAAGGTGTTAGAGAAGTCTTTGAAGCTGCCACTCAAGCTTCTTTAGCTGGCAAATCAAAAACTAATGGTAAAGGTAAGAGCAAAGATAAAAAGGGTAAAAAGAGTGGcgaaaagaagaagaaaaagtgTGTTTTGTTATAA
- the MRP2 gene encoding mitochondrial 37S ribosomal uS14m domain-containing protein (similar to Saccharomyces cerevisiae MRP2 (YPR166C); ancestral locus Anc_7.522) codes for MKISFPSLGHFRFPIKTKLPPGNVNARVIRDNFKRQQVAESEITTRALKFIARNTTLPARARLQAQLQLSKMPNYTRMTQIRNRCVDTGHSRSIITAFRLCRTQFRKQALEGDLPGVKKGVW; via the coding sequence ATGAAAATATCCTTCCCATCTTTGGGCCACTTCCGTTTCCCAATAAAAACCAAATTACCACCTGGAAATGTAAATGCCAGAGTAATAAGggataattttaaaagacaACAAGTTGCAGAAAGTGAAATCACTACTAGAGCTCTGAAATTTATAGCAAGAAATACTACTCTACCAGCACGTGCAAGACTCCAGGCCCAATTACAATTGAGTAAGATGCCAAACTATACAAGAATGACTCAAATCCGAAATAGATGTGTAGACACTGGCCATTCGAGATCTATTATAACTGCATTCAGATTATGTAGAACACAGTTCAGAAAACAGGCCCTTGAAGGTGATTTGCCAGGGGTTAAAAAAGGTGTGTGGTAA
- the MET16 gene encoding phosphoadenylyl-sulfate reductase (thioredoxin) (similar to Saccharomyces cerevisiae MET16 (YPR167C); ancestral locus Anc_7.523), with the protein MSTFTLNDGSIVTKLQIDHWNKRLQYLTTPQEIIQWAILTFPNIFQITAFGLTGLATIDIISKLTGDISQEKDNKDIVPCVFIDTLHNFPQTLDLLAKINTKYFIPKGTKINVFKPLGCETEKEFDAKYGDMLCETDDLKYDFVAKVEPLQRAYKSLNIGAVFTGRRRSQGGERKQLSFVELDEETKILKINPFLLWSFEEVQNYIIENHIPYNELVDLGYKSIGDYHSTQPVASGEDERSGRWKGQAKSECGIHKSKEYTKFIQTTNVN; encoded by the coding sequence ATGTCAACCTTTACTTTAAATGATGGTAGTATCGTCACTAAACTCCAAATAGATCATTGGAATAAACGGcttcaatatttaacaaCTCCTcaagaaattattcaatgGGCTATTTTAACCTTTCCAAATATCTTCCAAATCACAGCATTTGGGTTAACAGGGTTAGCTACCATTGATATAATCTCCAAATTAACTGGCGATATTTCTcaagaaaaagataataaagatattgtTCCTTGTGTTTTTATTGATACATTACATAATTTTCCACAAACCCTTGATCTTTTAGCAAAAATTAACACAAAATACTTCATACCAAAGGGTACCAAAATCAATGTTTTTAAACCATTAGGATGCGAAACAGAGAAAGAATTTGATGCAAAGTATGGTGATATGCTCTGCGAAACTgatgatttgaaatatgATTTCGTAGCAAAAGTTGAACCATTACAAAGGGCCTataaaagtttaaatattgGAGCCGTTTTTACAGGCAGAAGAAGGTCTCAAGGTGGTGAAAGAAAGCAACTTTCATTTGTCGAGTTAGATGAAGAAACCAAAATCTTGAAAATTAATCCATTTTTGTTATGGAGTTTTGAAGAagttcaaaattatattatagaGAATCATATACCATATAATGAGTTAGTTGATTTAGGTTACAAATCGATTGGTGATTATCATTCAACACAGCCAGTTGCCTCTGGTGAAGACGAGAGATCTGGTAGATGGAAAGGCCAAGCTAAATCTGAATGCGGTATTCACAAGAGTAAAGaatatacaaaatttaTACAAACTACAAATGTAAATTAA
- the JIP5 gene encoding Jip5p (similar to Saccharomyces cerevisiae JIP5 (YPR169W); ancestral locus Anc_7.525): protein MASKKKSKSKKQAASTLESNEFPILELIYKEHLFQLLCHPEKPIILSGLSSGHIYCHEYDPIQLAETLLKNKNTLSKAGKSLSNQQLWTTINVEEDTDRNDFPAVKLLWKTRRHKGSVRAMAIDPEGEFFYSVGTDNILKKSVVETGKVIKKVSFPTQKSKFTKMLKSDTHPVLIIGDEDGTVHVLDSDNLQFKNKLTKVHNGDDAINDIFPFYKRSVHKYISLGQTTLGYWDCRESNESDFSIPEDDTETKRKVLLSDDQEDEILCGTFVDPEVADTVVCGMGEGILTVWKPNKNDLEDQLTRVKIAKNESIDCIVPTLQDDDCIWCGCSNGKLYKVDVKKGKIVEVKIHSELDEVEFIDLDYGYRLVSGGMESIKVWNFSSNGENVSNNENDDDLSSAEDSEAISDFEDSDDSIDPSSSKNSTFDSSELDDDQLKTEAVNEKETDDSSESISDSDDSDDENQVGMTKEQLIAELDKDIFGNDSDDDVRQNKKRKKETNKKLTKKQKKAKSDSTKQLQNHSNGIRKFEGL from the coding sequence aTGGCAagtaagaaaaaatcaaaatctaAGAAGCAAGCTGCATCAACTTTAGAGTCGAATGAGTTTCcaatattagaattaatttataaagaACATCTATTTCAATTACTATGTCACCCAGAAAAACCAATCATATTAAGTGGTTTGTCAAGTGGGCATATATATTGTCATGAATATGATCCTATACAATTAGCAGAAACgttattaaaaaacaaGAATACTCTTTCAAAGGCTGGTAAATCCCTTTCAAACCAACAGCTTTGGACCACAATTAACGTGGAGGAAGATACTGATAGAAATGATTTTCCTGcagtaaaattattatggAAGACAAGAAGACATAAAGGCAGTGTGCGGGCCATGGCTATTGATCCTGAAGGTGAATTTTTCTATTCTGTTGGTACTGATAATATTCTCAAAAAATCAGTAGTAGAAACTGGTAAGGTAATTAAAAAGGTTTCATTCCCTACTCAAAAGTCAAAATTCACCAAAATGTTGAAATCAGATACACATCCAGTTTTAATTATAGGGGATGAGGATGGTACGGTTCATGTCTTAGATAGTGataatttacaattcaaaaataagtTAACCAAAGTTCATAATGGTGATGATGCAATCAATGATATATTCCCCTTCTATAAAAGATCTGTTCACAAGTACATATCGTTGGGTCAAACTACATTGGGTTATTGGGATTGCAGGGAATCAAATGAATCAGATTTTAGTATTCCAGAGGATGACACTGAAACTAAAAGAAAAGTATTACTAAGTGATGACCAGGAAGATGAAATATTGTGTGGTACCTTTGTTGATCCAGAAGTTGCAGATACAGTGGTATGTGGTATGGGAGAAGGTATATTAACTGTTTGGAAACCAAACAAGAATGACTTAGAAGATCAACTGACAAGAGTCAAAATTGCTAAAAATGAAAGCATTGATTGCATTGTTCCAACTTTACAAGATGATGATTGTATATGGTGTGGTTGCTCAAACGGTAAGCTTTACAAGGTTGATGTTAAAAAGGGCAAAATAGTTGAGGTCAAAATTCATTCTGAATTGGACGAGGTTGAATTTATAGATTTAGATTATGGTTATAGACTAGTATCCGGTGGTATGGAATCAATAAAGGTGTGGAATTTTTCATCGAATGGTGAAAATGTTTCTAACAATGagaatgatgatgatttgtCGTCAGCTGAAGATTCTGAAGCAATTAGTGATTTTGAAGATTCGGACGATAGCATCGATCCATCATCAAGCAAGAATAGCACTTTTGATAGTTCAGAATTAGATGatgatcaattaaaaactGAAGCTGTAAATGAGAAGGAAACGGATGACAGTAGTGAAAGCATTTCCGATAGTGATGATTCGGATGACGAGAATCAAGTTGGAATGACAAAGGAACAATTAATAGCAGAACTGGATAAGGACATATTTGGGAACGATTCAGATGATGATGTGAGACAAAATAAGAAGAGAAAGAAAGAAACAAACAAGAAATTGACCAAAAAGCAGAAAAAGGCTAAATCTGATAGTACAAAACAACTACAGAATCATTCTAATggtattagaaaatttgaaGGTCTGTAA